A single genomic interval of Caballeronia sp. NK8 harbors:
- a CDS encoding ester cyclase, which translates to MQPAHLTQSAAREAVERLYRAFSTKDVALLRQAVTPDWQYLPEPPGQSHGPDQMIPIFEDLATALPDMRIEILDMLTQDDRVGVRAEVSGTQSGPLMGIAATKKPLRFAIHSFHEIRDGRVSKTWHLEDWLSVFRQLDAVPPKMNPPV; encoded by the coding sequence ATGCAGCCCGCCCACCTGACTCAATCGGCCGCGCGCGAAGCGGTCGAGCGTCTCTACCGCGCGTTTTCCACCAAGGACGTCGCGCTCCTGCGGCAAGCCGTCACGCCCGACTGGCAATACCTTCCCGAGCCGCCCGGACAGTCGCACGGACCCGATCAGATGATCCCGATCTTCGAAGACCTCGCAACCGCTCTGCCCGACATGCGTATCGAGATTCTCGACATGCTGACGCAGGACGATCGCGTCGGCGTCCGCGCGGAAGTGAGCGGCACGCAATCGGGCCCGTTGATGGGTATTGCCGCGACGAAGAAGCCGCTTCGCTTCGCGATCCACTCGTTCCATGAGATACGCGACGGCCGGGTGTCGAAAACCTGGCATCTCGAAGACTGGCTGAGCGTGTTCCGGCAGCTCGACGCCGTCCCGCCGAAGATGAATCCGCCGGTCTAG